Proteins encoded within one genomic window of Bacillus sp. F19:
- a CDS encoding NADH-quinone oxidoreductase subunit D codes for MIRTEEMLLNVGPQHPSTHGVFRLVIKIDGEIIKEATPVIGYLHRGTEKLAENLQYTQIIPYTDRMDYLSAMTNNYVICHAVETMTGIQVPERGEYLRVIAMELGRVASHLVWWGTYLLDIGAVSPFLYAFREREMIINLLTELSGARLTFNYMRVGGVKWDAPEGWIEKVADFIPYMREQLKGYHDLVSGNEIFLNRVKGVGIYTKEEALAYSLSGANLRCTGVKWDLRKDEPYSIYDRFDFDVPVRTKGDAFARYECRMEEIEESLKILEQAVEQFPAEGPIIAKVPKIIKAPKGEAYVRIESPRGEIGCYIASEGKKEPYRLKFRRPSFYNLQILPKLLEGENMANLITILGAIDIVLGEVDG; via the coding sequence TTGATACGGACAGAAGAAATGCTCCTGAATGTCGGACCGCAGCATCCAAGCACACATGGCGTGTTCCGGCTGGTGATCAAGATTGACGGAGAAATCATTAAAGAAGCTACGCCGGTTATCGGCTATTTACATAGAGGCACCGAAAAGCTTGCAGAAAACCTTCAATACACACAAATCATTCCTTATACAGACCGCATGGACTATCTTTCTGCCATGACGAACAATTATGTCATCTGTCATGCTGTGGAAACGATGACAGGCATTCAGGTGCCGGAGCGGGGCGAGTATTTAAGGGTGATTGCGATGGAGCTTGGAAGAGTTGCAAGCCATCTCGTCTGGTGGGGCACTTATTTGCTTGATATTGGAGCAGTAAGTCCATTTTTATATGCCTTCCGCGAGCGGGAAATGATCATTAATTTGCTGACGGAGCTTTCAGGAGCGAGGCTTACCTTCAATTACATGAGGGTCGGCGGTGTGAAGTGGGATGCGCCTGAGGGCTGGATTGAAAAGGTTGCAGATTTCATTCCTTATATGAGAGAGCAGCTGAAGGGCTATCATGATCTCGTGTCAGGAAATGAAATCTTCTTAAATCGTGTAAAAGGGGTCGGCATTTACACTAAAGAAGAGGCGCTTGCTTACTCCTTAAGCGGGGCAAATCTGCGCTGTACTGGAGTAAAATGGGACCTTCGCAAGGATGAACCATACTCGATTTACGACCGGTTTGATTTTGACGTGCCAGTTCGGACAAAAGGCGATGCTTTCGCACGTTACGAATGCCGAATGGAAGAGATTGAGGAATCCCTGAAAATACTAGAGCAGGCTGTTGAACAATTCCCGGCTGAGGGACCGATCATCGCAAAAGTGCCGAAAATCATTAAAGCACCTAAAGGAGAGGCATATGTACGGATTGAATCTCCACGCGGTGAAATCGGCTGCTACATTGCAAGTGAAGGAAAAAAAGAGCCATACCGTCTGAAGTTCAGGCGTCCTTCCTTTTACAATCTGCAGATCCTGCCAAAGCTTTTGGAAGGAGAAAATATGGCAAACCTCATTACCATTCTAGGTGCCATTGACATTGTCCTTGGGGAGGTGGACGGATAA
- a CDS encoding NADH-quinone oxidoreductase subunit C yields the protein MSDEKDIQQLKREAAQKAKEAALKKLAEKQANQENIPTDSTGIAKQKAAAAAKAKAAALAKQKAQEAKANETIDDANLAKQKAAAAAKAKAAALAKQKAKETAEPADETALAKQKAAAAAKAKAAALAKQKAKQAEGAGSESADDLALAKQKAVAAAKAKAAALAKQKARQAEEGAGNESADGLALAKQKAVAAAKAKAAALAKQKAKSEGAPADELAKQKAAAVAKAKAAAAAKAKASRENLSDDELAKEKAKAIAAAKAKAAAVAKAKKLTPEEQPQQEEPSPNEPTLKKYVKVIEEQLGKEVLEESYINRLSKDAPTLIAKKESYFTIAKFLKEQEELAFDYVSELHGTDFETHMEMYVYLFSYVHRHTVVLKVKLDRDKPEIDSLEPLWKGADWPEREAFDLLGIHFTGHPNLTRIMMPDDWVGHPLRKDYEPYDVEV from the coding sequence ATGAGCGATGAGAAAGACATCCAGCAGCTAAAACGTGAAGCCGCTCAAAAAGCAAAGGAAGCTGCCCTGAAAAAGCTGGCTGAAAAGCAGGCAAATCAAGAAAACATACCTACAGACAGCACAGGGATTGCGAAACAGAAGGCGGCAGCTGCTGCAAAAGCAAAGGCCGCGGCACTTGCGAAACAAAAAGCGCAGGAAGCTAAAGCGAATGAAACGATAGATGACGCTAACCTCGCGAAGCAAAAAGCAGCAGCTGCTGCAAAAGCGAAAGCCGCTGCACTTGCAAAGCAAAAGGCAAAGGAAACAGCTGAACCGGCAGATGAGACAGCTCTCGCGAAACAGAAAGCGGCAGCAGCCGCAAAAGCGAAAGCCGCCGCACTTGCAAAACAGAAAGCGAAGCAAGCGGAGGGGGCCGGCAGCGAATCAGCAGATGACCTGGCACTTGCGAAACAAAAAGCAGTTGCAGCCGCAAAAGCAAAAGCCGCCGCACTGGCAAAACAGAAAGCCAGGCAAGCAGAAGAGGGGGCCGGCAATGAATCAGCAGATGGCCTGGCACTTGCGAAACAAAAAGCAGTCGCAGCTGCAAAAGCAAAGGCGGCAGCCCTCGCGAAGCAAAAAGCAAAATCAGAAGGTGCCCCGGCAGATGAGTTAGCCAAGCAAAAAGCAGCAGCTGTCGCAAAGGCAAAAGCCGCAGCAGCCGCGAAAGCGAAGGCTTCCCGTGAAAATCTTTCAGATGACGAATTGGCTAAAGAAAAGGCAAAGGCCATCGCAGCCGCAAAAGCAAAAGCAGCTGCTGTAGCGAAAGCGAAGAAACTTACTCCAGAAGAGCAGCCTCAACAAGAAGAACCTTCACCAAATGAGCCCACTTTAAAGAAGTATGTAAAAGTAATTGAGGAGCAGCTCGGCAAAGAGGTTTTGGAAGAATCCTATATTAATAGGCTGTCTAAAGATGCTCCGACACTTATTGCAAAGAAAGAATCCTATTTTACCATCGCCAAGTTTTTAAAAGAACAGGAAGAATTGGCATTTGATTACGTCTCTGAACTGCATGGCACTGATTTTGAAACACATATGGAAATGTACGTTTATCTTTTTTCCTACGTCCATCGCCATACAGTTGTGCTGAAAGTAAAGCTTGACCGCGACAAGCCTGAAATTGATTCCCTTGAACCGCTTTGGAAAGGAGCGGACTGGCCTGAGCGCGAAGCATTTGATTTGCTTGGCATTCATTTTACCGGCCACCCGAACCTGACAAGAATTATGATGCCGGATGATTGGGTTGGCCATCCTCTTCGCAAAGATTATGAACCCTATGATGTGGAGGTGTAG